Proteins encoded by one window of Marixanthomonas sp. SCSIO 43207:
- the pheT gene encoding phenylalanine--tRNA ligase subunit beta: MKISYNWLKQFIDLDWTPEKTAELLTDLGLEVEGIEKFSSVPGGLEGIVVGHVTECIQHPNADRLKLTKVDLGNGEPVQIVCGAPNVAMGQKVPVATIGTTLYTAEGEPWKIKKGKIRGEVSMGMICAEDELGLGQSHDGIMVLDEKLAPGKLVSDLFEVENDIVFEIGLTPNRADAMSHWGVARDLRAGLLQQNISLELITPSTSSFHVDNRTLKIDVDVKNLEKAPRYCGVTISGLKVDQSPTWLQNRLQAIGITPINNVVDITNYVCHDLGQPLHAFDAAKINGSEINVKTLPSGTKFTTLDEVERELHEDDLMICDAEGPMCIAGVFGGSNSGVTETTTSIFLESAYFDPVSVRKTAKKHGLNTDASFRFERGIDPNTCKYAMLRAAILIQEIAGGEITSEIVDIYPKKIEDHQVYLNFENAAKLIGEEIAPETIKDILTSLEMKINSVTESGIGMIIPAYRNDVTREADVIEEILRVYGYNNINFTEKLNASIAITQPVEDYKVQNKVGDHLTALGFHEMMANSLTNPDFVNLSEALKTEYNVTMLNPLSNDLSVLRQSMLFGNLEALSYNSNRRMQNVKLFEFGKTYHNFSEARTEKKHLSILISGEKTEDNWAVSTEQTSFFYGKGIVLSILERLGLFNYAEKETKNDIFSEAISISVKKKQLVEFGIIKKKLAKTFDVEAEVFYADFDWDQVLETISRKKFHVRPVPKYPKVKRDLALLLDETVSFKELKEAALQTEKKLLKEISLFDVYTGKNLPEGKKSYALSFTLQDENKTLTDKQIDKIMKKLQQRFEKDFGATLR; the protein is encoded by the coding sequence ATGAAGATATCGTACAACTGGCTTAAACAATTTATAGATCTGGATTGGACTCCAGAAAAAACAGCTGAACTTTTAACCGACTTAGGGCTGGAAGTAGAAGGAATTGAAAAATTCAGTTCTGTTCCGGGAGGATTAGAAGGTATTGTTGTGGGCCACGTAACCGAATGTATACAGCACCCAAATGCAGATCGCTTAAAATTGACAAAAGTTGATTTAGGAAATGGAGAACCCGTACAAATAGTGTGCGGCGCTCCCAATGTAGCAATGGGTCAAAAAGTTCCTGTAGCAACCATAGGAACCACATTATACACTGCCGAAGGTGAACCTTGGAAAATAAAAAAGGGAAAAATTCGTGGTGAAGTAAGCATGGGAATGATCTGTGCCGAAGACGAACTTGGCCTAGGTCAAAGTCACGATGGCATCATGGTGCTAGATGAAAAACTAGCTCCCGGAAAATTGGTTAGCGATCTTTTTGAAGTAGAAAATGATATAGTTTTTGAAATTGGATTAACTCCCAACCGTGCAGACGCAATGAGCCACTGGGGAGTTGCCAGAGATTTACGTGCAGGTTTACTTCAGCAAAACATTTCTTTAGAATTAATCACACCATCTACAAGCAGTTTTCATGTAGACAATCGCACTTTAAAGATAGATGTAGATGTAAAAAACCTAGAAAAAGCACCACGTTATTGCGGTGTTACTATAAGCGGCCTTAAAGTTGACCAATCCCCTACTTGGTTACAAAATAGATTACAAGCTATAGGCATTACGCCTATAAATAATGTGGTAGATATAACCAATTATGTTTGTCATGATTTGGGCCAACCGCTTCACGCATTTGATGCTGCAAAAATTAACGGAAGTGAAATAAATGTAAAAACACTTCCATCTGGTACAAAGTTTACAACACTAGATGAAGTTGAACGAGAGTTACACGAAGACGATTTAATGATTTGTGATGCTGAAGGACCTATGTGTATAGCTGGTGTTTTTGGCGGAAGTAACAGTGGTGTCACCGAAACTACAACTAGTATCTTTCTTGAAAGCGCATATTTTGACCCGGTAAGCGTTCGTAAAACTGCAAAAAAACATGGTTTAAATACCGATGCGTCTTTCCGTTTTGAAAGAGGAATAGATCCCAACACCTGTAAATATGCAATGTTGAGAGCAGCTATTTTAATTCAAGAAATTGCAGGAGGTGAAATTACCAGCGAAATAGTTGATATCTATCCCAAGAAAATTGAAGACCATCAAGTTTATTTAAATTTTGAAAATGCAGCCAAATTAATAGGTGAAGAAATAGCTCCAGAAACAATCAAGGACATTCTTACATCACTTGAAATGAAAATTAATAGTGTTACCGAAAGCGGCATTGGAATGATAATTCCTGCATACCGAAATGATGTAACACGAGAGGCAGATGTTATAGAAGAAATTTTACGCGTTTATGGATACAACAACATCAATTTTACTGAAAAGCTAAATGCTTCTATAGCCATTACACAACCTGTAGAAGATTATAAAGTGCAAAATAAAGTAGGTGACCATCTTACCGCGTTAGGTTTTCACGAAATGATGGCAAACTCACTTACAAATCCAGACTTTGTTAACCTTTCTGAAGCTTTAAAAACTGAGTATAATGTAACTATGCTCAATCCGTTAAGCAACGACCTTTCTGTCTTGAGACAATCTATGCTATTTGGAAATCTAGAAGCGCTCTCTTACAACAGTAATAGACGCATGCAAAACGTAAAGCTTTTTGAGTTTGGAAAAACCTATCATAATTTTTCTGAAGCTAGAACTGAAAAGAAACACTTATCCATTTTAATTTCTGGAGAAAAAACAGAAGATAATTGGGCAGTCTCTACAGAGCAAACATCATTTTTCTATGGAAAAGGTATTGTTTTATCAATATTAGAAAGACTAGGGCTTTTTAATTATGCTGAAAAAGAAACCAAAAATGATATTTTTTCTGAAGCAATTTCTATTTCAGTAAAGAAAAAACAACTGGTAGAGTTTGGGATTATTAAGAAAAAACTTGCCAAAACCTTTGATGTAGAAGCAGAAGTATTTTACGCAGATTTTGATTGGGATCAAGTATTAGAAACCATTTCAAGGAAAAAATTTCATGTACGACCTGTTCCTAAATACCCGAAAGTAAAACGAGATTTAGCTTTACTTCTAGATGAAACAGTTTCTTTTAAAGAACTTAAAGAAGCCGCTTTACAAACAGAGAAAAAGCTATTAAAAGAGATAAGCCTTTTTGATGTATATACGGGTAAAAACCTTCCGGAAGGGAAAAAATCCTACGCATTAAGTTTTACTCTGCAAGATGAGAATAAAACTTTGACAGATAAACAGATTGATAAAATAATGAAAAAGTTACAGCAGCGTTTTGAAAAAGACTTTGGTGCAACACTTCGATAG
- a CDS encoding TlpA disulfide reductase family protein, with product MKYLWLLIIAVVMLSCSQESTKPKPGPWRAVLQLDDEKEIPFLLEYKEDSTFVVINAEERIDIKDVSFKGDSIFISHPVFEGVIEGRFTQDSIIGNFIQENLDRQVPIVITHGRQARFNVNAAPSSIVTGNWETVFSPNNATDKYVAKGVFEQKGNRVTGTFLTTTGDYRYLDGVIEDDSLKLSTFDGAHAFLFEAKVTQNDSMLQGMFYSGNHWKEPFKAKRNNDYQLPKADSLTFLKKGYDSLAFSFPNVKGDTISLKDKRFKNKVVIVQIMGTWCPNCLDETRYLTNYYDDKPENVEIVSLAFEYAPSKEKAWQSITKFQQGVGVPYPILLAQYGSNNKQTANDKLPMLNTILSYPTTIFIDKTGNVRKIHTGFSGPATGDKYEVFKKEFESFTEMLANE from the coding sequence ATGAAATATCTATGGCTACTTATAATTGCGGTTGTAATGCTATCTTGCTCTCAAGAAAGCACCAAACCCAAACCGGGTCCTTGGAGGGCTGTTTTACAACTGGATGATGAAAAAGAAATCCCTTTTTTACTTGAATATAAAGAAGATAGCACGTTTGTTGTTATTAATGCAGAAGAACGAATAGATATTAAAGATGTATCATTTAAAGGAGATTCAATTTTTATTTCACATCCCGTTTTTGAAGGGGTAATTGAAGGAAGGTTTACTCAAGATAGTATTATAGGAAATTTTATTCAAGAAAATTTAGACAGACAAGTTCCTATAGTTATTACTCACGGACGTCAGGCAAGATTTAATGTAAATGCAGCTCCTAGTTCTATTGTTACAGGTAATTGGGAAACGGTTTTTAGCCCTAACAATGCAACAGACAAATATGTAGCAAAAGGAGTTTTTGAACAAAAAGGAAATAGAGTAACCGGAACCTTTTTAACAACTACCGGCGATTACCGTTATCTAGACGGAGTTATAGAAGATGATTCATTAAAGCTGTCTACTTTTGATGGTGCTCACGCTTTCCTTTTTGAAGCAAAAGTTACTCAAAATGATAGTATGCTTCAGGGAATGTTTTATAGCGGAAATCATTGGAAAGAACCTTTTAAAGCAAAACGTAATAATGATTACCAACTACCCAAAGCAGACTCTCTTACATTTTTAAAAAAAGGGTATGATTCACTTGCTTTCTCTTTTCCAAATGTAAAAGGGGACACTATTTCGTTAAAAGATAAAAGATTCAAAAATAAAGTGGTTATTGTGCAAATTATGGGAACTTGGTGTCCCAACTGCTTAGATGAAACAAGATACTTAACCAATTATTATGATGATAAACCTGAAAATGTTGAGATAGTTTCATTAGCATTTGAATATGCTCCTTCAAAAGAAAAAGCTTGGCAAAGTATTACCAAGTTTCAACAAGGGGTTGGAGTACCGTATCCTATTTTATTGGCTCAATATGGTTCAAACAATAAACAAACGGCAAATGATAAACTGCCCATGCTAAATACAATTTTATCATATCCAACCACCATTTTTATTGATAAAACAGGAAATGTGAGAAAAATTCATACCGGCTTTTCAGGACCTGCAACCGGAGATAAGTATGAGGTTTTCAAAAAAGAGTTTGAATCTTTTACTGAAATGTTAGCGAACGAATAA
- a CDS encoding YdeI family protein, which translates to MVERPELYFPRDVEWREWLEKNHLKYPQGVYLIFHKVEAKTPSMRWEEAVKVALCYGWIDSTVKSLGDGKRKQYFCKRNPKSTWSALNKKYISELQQEGLLHSSGIKVIEHAKKSGKWTEMDHVENLIIPNDLQEAFKSSPQAFENYQNFAPSYRKSYLSWLHNAKRETTRKKRIEEIISLCKSNIKSRS; encoded by the coding sequence ATGGTGGAGCGGCCAGAATTATATTTCCCGAGAGATGTAGAGTGGCGTGAATGGCTAGAAAAAAATCATTTAAAATATCCTCAAGGCGTTTATTTAATATTTCATAAAGTAGAAGCAAAAACACCTTCTATGCGATGGGAAGAAGCTGTAAAAGTTGCTCTTTGCTATGGCTGGATAGATAGCACCGTAAAAAGTTTGGGCGATGGTAAACGAAAACAGTATTTCTGTAAACGCAACCCAAAAAGTACTTGGAGTGCACTGAATAAAAAATATATTTCAGAATTACAGCAAGAAGGTTTACTACACAGTAGCGGTATAAAAGTTATTGAACATGCTAAAAAAAGTGGTAAATGGACTGAAATGGATCACGTTGAAAATCTAATCATTCCCAATGATTTACAAGAAGCATTTAAATCAAGCCCACAAGCATTTGAAAACTATCAAAATTTTGCTCCTAGTTATCGTAAAAGTTACTTGAGCTGGTTGCATAACGCTAAACGAGAAACCACTCGTAAAAAAAGAATTGAAGAAATCATCTCTCTTTGTAAAAGCAATATAAAATCTCGTTCGTGA
- a CDS encoding M1 family metallopeptidase, which translates to MIKNILPYIFLFIGVISFAQEFTHQDTLRGSITPERAWWDLKHYDLDVEVIPSEKTIKGTNTVTYTVLKKNDVMQIDLQPPMKLEKAIQDNKELSIKNDGNAHFIKLQKKQKQGKVYKLTLYFSGKPQEAKNAPWDGGFSWKKDKNDTPFIATSNQGIGASIWWPNKDHAYDEPDNGVDLAITVPSSLVAVGNGHLQKTDDNGATKTWHWKVVNPINNYGVNINIGDYVNFSETYKGEKGELDMDYWVLSYNLEKAKEQFKQAPKMMEAFEHWFGPYPFYEDSFKLVEVPYLGMEHQSSVTYGNKYKNGYLGRDLSGSGWGMKFDFIIIHEAGHEWFANNITNIDVADMWIHEGFTNYSESLYVDYHFGKEAASEYVVGLRRSIQNDRPIIGTYNVQHEGSSDMYNKGGNILHTLRQLVEDDSKWRSILRGLNKEFYHQTVSSKQVEEYISEKTGIDLTEFWNQYLRTVKIPKVEYKIDENELQFRYVNSIENFDMPVIAIINGNEEWIYPTSEWKTKGFSKAIESVSIKKDFYVESKQVK; encoded by the coding sequence ATGATTAAAAATATTCTCCCTTACATCTTCCTTTTTATAGGAGTCATCTCTTTTGCACAAGAATTTACGCATCAAGATACTTTACGCGGTAGCATTACTCCAGAACGTGCCTGGTGGGATTTAAAGCATTATGATCTAGATGTAGAAGTTATTCCTTCAGAAAAAACCATTAAAGGAACCAATACAGTTACCTATACGGTTTTAAAGAAAAATGATGTGATGCAAATTGATTTGCAACCTCCTATGAAACTTGAAAAAGCCATTCAAGACAATAAGGAACTATCAATTAAAAATGATGGAAATGCTCATTTTATAAAACTTCAGAAAAAGCAAAAACAAGGAAAAGTTTACAAGCTTACTCTTTATTTTTCTGGAAAACCACAAGAGGCTAAAAATGCACCTTGGGATGGAGGTTTCTCTTGGAAAAAAGATAAAAATGATACACCCTTTATTGCTACTTCAAATCAAGGAATTGGTGCCAGTATCTGGTGGCCTAATAAAGACCACGCGTATGATGAACCAGATAATGGTGTTGACTTAGCCATTACCGTTCCTTCAAGTCTAGTAGCCGTTGGTAACGGTCATTTACAGAAAACAGATGATAACGGTGCTACAAAAACGTGGCATTGGAAAGTGGTAAACCCTATTAACAACTACGGTGTTAATATTAATATTGGGGATTATGTTAACTTTTCAGAAACCTACAAAGGTGAAAAAGGAGAACTCGATATGGATTATTGGGTATTGAGTTATAATTTGGAAAAAGCCAAAGAGCAATTTAAACAAGCACCAAAAATGATGGAAGCTTTTGAACATTGGTTTGGCCCCTACCCTTTTTACGAAGACAGTTTTAAGCTAGTTGAAGTACCGTATTTAGGAATGGAACACCAAAGCAGTGTTACCTACGGGAACAAATATAAAAATGGGTATTTAGGTCGTGATTTGAGTGGTTCTGGTTGGGGAATGAAGTTCGATTTTATCATTATTCACGAAGCCGGTCACGAATGGTTCGCTAATAATATTACAAATATTGATGTGGCCGATATGTGGATTCACGAAGGCTTTACCAATTATTCTGAAAGTTTATACGTTGATTATCACTTTGGTAAAGAAGCCGCTTCAGAGTATGTTGTTGGACTTCGCAGAAGTATACAAAACGACCGTCCTATTATTGGTACGTACAACGTACAACACGAAGGAAGCAGTGATATGTATAATAAAGGCGGAAACATTTTACACACACTTCGTCAATTGGTTGAAGATGATAGTAAATGGCGTAGTATTTTAAGAGGGCTTAACAAAGAGTTTTATCATCAAACTGTTTCTTCAAAACAAGTAGAAGAATATATTAGTGAAAAAACTGGTATTGACCTTACTGAGTTTTGGAACCAATATTTACGTACCGTAAAAATTCCGAAAGTAGAATATAAAATTGATGAGAATGAACTTCAGTTTCGTTATGTAAATAGTATTGAGAATTTTGATATGCCTGTAATTGCTATTATAAATGGAAATGAAGAATGGATCTACCCAACTTCGGAATGGAAAACGAAAGGGTTTTCTAAGGCTATTGAGTCTGTTTCAATAAAAAAGGACTTCTACGTAGAAAGTAAACAAGTAAAGTAA
- a CDS encoding M28 family peptidase, giving the protein MKKLLLLFSLCISCTLISQTNARIYDIIQDVSAARIEADITTLAGFGTRHTLSDTVSHTRGIGAARRWIKSSFDKISKNCDNCLDVFYQKNFVKKGDNDRIVKDVWINNVVAIQKGTKYPNRYIIMSGDIDSRVTDANNFTDDSPGANDNASGMAGTIEAARVLSKYSFESSIVYVGLSGEEQGLYGGKGLAEYAQKNNWEIIGVLNNDMIGNIKGVNGVVSNRDFRIFSEPVPPTETERERRARRFYGGEVDGISRQLARYIHKTTKTYMPEMNPMMVYRLDRFGRGGHHKPFNDIGFPGVRIMEAHENYTQQHQDIRTENGIEYGDKLKFVNFDYAAKLTVVNAINLASLAWAPPAPKNVAIGGIVEPSAKLKWNTVEGAVGYKIYWRDTTSPTWDHSRFVGDVSEYTLNGIVIDNYFFGVAAVDENGFESVVVFPNSIFR; this is encoded by the coding sequence ATGAAAAAACTACTTCTCCTTTTCAGCTTATGTATTAGTTGCACTTTAATTTCTCAAACCAACGCTCGCATTTATGATATCATTCAAGATGTTTCGGCAGCACGCATTGAAGCAGATATTACAACCTTAGCTGGTTTTGGCACTCGGCACACCTTGAGTGATACCGTTTCACACACACGCGGAATTGGAGCTGCTCGCCGATGGATAAAATCTAGTTTTGATAAAATATCAAAAAACTGTGATAATTGTTTAGATGTGTTTTATCAAAAAAACTTTGTAAAAAAAGGAGACAATGACCGCATTGTCAAAGATGTTTGGATTAACAATGTGGTGGCTATTCAAAAAGGCACAAAATATCCTAATCGTTACATTATTATGAGTGGTGATATTGATAGCCGCGTAACTGATGCAAATAATTTTACAGATGACTCACCTGGCGCCAATGATAATGCCAGTGGTATGGCTGGTACAATAGAAGCAGCTCGAGTTCTTTCAAAATATAGCTTTGAAAGCAGCATTGTGTATGTAGGATTAAGCGGAGAAGAGCAAGGATTATACGGCGGAAAAGGATTGGCTGAATATGCTCAAAAAAATAATTGGGAAATCATTGGCGTATTGAATAATGATATGATTGGAAATATTAAAGGCGTCAACGGTGTGGTAAGCAATCGAGATTTCAGAATTTTTTCTGAACCCGTTCCTCCAACCGAAACTGAAAGAGAACGTCGTGCTAGACGATTTTACGGTGGCGAAGTGGATGGAATTTCAAGACAATTAGCACGATATATTCATAAAACCACCAAAACCTATATGCCTGAGATGAACCCAATGATGGTGTATCGATTAGATCGATTTGGTCGTGGTGGCCATCACAAACCGTTTAATGATATAGGTTTTCCAGGGGTTAGAATTATGGAAGCACACGAAAATTATACACAGCAGCATCAAGATATACGTACAGAAAATGGTATTGAATACGGTGACAAGTTAAAGTTTGTAAACTTTGACTATGCTGCAAAATTAACTGTCGTTAACGCCATAAATTTGGCAAGTTTGGCTTGGGCGCCGCCAGCACCAAAAAATGTAGCTATTGGCGGAATTGTAGAGCCTTCTGCAAAACTAAAATGGAATACGGTTGAAGGCGCAGTTGGTTATAAAATATATTGGCGTGACACTACTTCTCCTACATGGGATCATAGCAGGTTTGTAGGTGATGTTTCAGAATACACACTAAACGGTATCGTGATTGACAACTATTTTTTTGGAGTAGCAGCCGTAGATGAGAACGGTTTTGAAAGTGTTGTGGTTTTTCCAAATTCAATTTTTAGATAA
- a CDS encoding acyl-CoA dehydrogenase family protein: protein MSTTADNNDLLRGGQFLIKETSASDVFTPEDFSEEQKMMRDSVKEFVDREIWPKKEEFEKKNYDLTEEVMRKAGEMGLLGVAVPEEYDGLGMGFVTTMLVCDYISGATGSVATAFGAHTGIGTMPITLYGTEEQKKKYVPKLATGEWFGAYCLTEPGAGSDANSGKTKAVLSEDKKHYIINGQKMWISNAGFADLFIVFARIEDDKYITGFIVENDSENGITFGEEEKKLGIHSSSTRQVFFNDTKVPVENMLSERGNGFKIAMNALNVGRIKLAAASLDAQRRVIDQATKYANDRVQFKTPIAKFGAIKSKLAEMATSAFAGESASYRAGKNIEERIALRMEAGNSHQEAELKSVEEYAIECSILKVAVSEDIQNCADEGIQIFGGMGFSADTPMESAWRDARIARIYEGTNEINRMLAVGMLVKKAMKGHVDLLGPAQAVGEELMGIPSFDTPDYSDILSEEKEMVQKLKKVFLMVAGSAVKKYGPELEEHQQLLMASADILIEIYMAESAILRAEKNHKRDHVNAEYQVAMAQLYLYHAVEIVNQKAKEGIISFSEGDEQKAMLMGLKRWTKYQNFPNIVQLRNKIAEKVTSENTYPF from the coding sequence ATGAGTACAACAGCTGACAATAATGATTTGCTTCGTGGCGGACAGTTTCTAATAAAAGAAACAAGTGCTAGTGATGTTTTCACTCCAGAAGACTTCTCTGAAGAACAGAAAATGATGCGCGATTCGGTAAAAGAATTTGTAGATCGTGAAATCTGGCCAAAAAAAGAAGAATTTGAAAAAAAGAATTATGATCTCACAGAGGAGGTTATGCGTAAAGCCGGTGAAATGGGACTTTTGGGCGTAGCTGTCCCTGAAGAATATGACGGATTGGGAATGGGGTTTGTCACCACAATGCTCGTTTGTGATTACATTTCAGGTGCTACAGGTTCTGTGGCTACGGCTTTTGGAGCACATACCGGTATTGGTACCATGCCAATAACGCTTTATGGAACCGAAGAGCAAAAGAAAAAATACGTTCCAAAATTAGCTACCGGCGAATGGTTTGGAGCCTATTGTCTTACCGAACCGGGAGCAGGAAGTGATGCAAATAGTGGAAAAACAAAAGCTGTACTTTCAGAAGATAAAAAACATTACATCATAAATGGGCAAAAAATGTGGATCTCTAATGCAGGATTTGCAGATTTATTCATTGTTTTTGCGCGCATTGAAGACGATAAATACATTACAGGATTTATAGTAGAAAATGATTCTGAAAATGGAATTACCTTTGGCGAAGAGGAGAAAAAGTTAGGTATTCACTCCTCCTCCACTCGACAAGTATTTTTCAATGATACTAAAGTTCCTGTTGAAAACATGCTTTCAGAAAGAGGCAACGGATTTAAAATTGCGATGAATGCCTTGAATGTAGGACGAATTAAATTGGCCGCAGCGAGTCTAGATGCACAACGTCGAGTAATTGACCAAGCAACTAAATACGCTAACGATCGAGTTCAGTTTAAAACTCCAATTGCTAAGTTTGGCGCCATTAAGTCAAAATTGGCCGAAATGGCAACGTCTGCCTTTGCCGGTGAGAGTGCGAGCTACCGTGCTGGTAAAAATATTGAGGAACGTATAGCTCTTCGTATGGAAGCCGGAAACAGCCATCAAGAAGCCGAACTTAAAAGTGTAGAAGAATATGCTATAGAATGCTCAATCTTAAAAGTAGCAGTTTCTGAAGATATTCAAAACTGTGCTGATGAAGGAATTCAGATTTTTGGTGGAATGGGCTTTAGTGCTGATACCCCAATGGAATCTGCTTGGCGTGATGCTCGTATCGCTCGTATTTATGAAGGTACAAATGAAATTAACCGTATGCTTGCAGTAGGTATGTTGGTTAAAAAAGCAATGAAAGGTCACGTAGATTTATTAGGGCCTGCACAAGCAGTTGGTGAAGAGTTAATGGGCATTCCTTCATTTGATACACCAGATTATTCTGATATACTTTCCGAAGAAAAAGAAATGGTTCAGAAATTGAAAAAAGTATTTTTAATGGTAGCCGGTAGCGCTGTTAAAAAATACGGTCCAGAACTAGAAGAACATCAACAACTATTAATGGCTTCTGCTGATATTTTAATAGAAATCTATATGGCAGAAAGTGCTATTTTACGTGCTGAAAAGAATCATAAACGTGATCACGTTAATGCCGAATATCAAGTAGCAATGGCACAATTGTATTTATACCACGCAGTTGAAATCGTGAATCAAAAAGCAAAAGAAGGAATTATTTCATTTTCTGAAGGTGATGAGCAAAAAGCAATGTTAATGGGACTTAAACGTTGGACAAAGTACCAAAACTTTCCAAATATTGTTCAATTAAGAAACAAAATTGCTGAAAAAGTTACTTCAGAAAACACATACCCTTTTTAG
- a CDS encoding acetyl-CoA C-acyltransferase, whose amino-acid sequence MKTAYIVKAYRTAVGKAPRGLFRFKRPDELAAETIQYMMNELPQLDKKRIDDVIVGNAMPEAEQGLNMGRLISLMGLKIEDIPGVTVNRYCASGVETIAMASAKIQSGMADCIIAGGAESMSYIPMGGYKPVPDYKLAKEGHEDYYWGMGLTAEAVANEYNVSREDQDEFAYNSHMKALKAQDENRFQEQIVPIEVEETFVNDSGKKETKTYTVNKDEGPRKGTNKEVLAKLRPVFAEGGSVTAGNSSQMSDGAAFVMVMSEEMVKELNLEPIARMVNYAAVGVEPRIMGIGPVKAIPKALDQAGMKLDQIDLVELNEAFASQSLAVIRKTGLNDEIVNVNGGAIALGHPLGCTGAKLSVQLFDEMRKRNMQGKYGMVTMCVGTGQGAAGIYEFLN is encoded by the coding sequence ATGAAAACAGCATATATAGTAAAAGCATATAGAACAGCCGTAGGAAAAGCACCTAGAGGATTGTTTCGTTTCAAAAGACCAGATGAACTCGCTGCAGAAACCATTCAATATATGATGAATGAACTTCCGCAACTTGATAAAAAACGTATTGATGATGTAATCGTTGGTAATGCAATGCCCGAAGCCGAACAAGGTTTAAATATGGGACGTTTAATTTCATTAATGGGATTAAAAATTGAAGACATCCCAGGTGTAACAGTTAATAGATATTGTGCATCAGGTGTTGAAACCATTGCAATGGCATCTGCAAAAATACAAAGTGGTATGGCAGATTGTATCATTGCAGGTGGTGCTGAGAGTATGAGCTACATACCTATGGGAGGATACAAACCCGTACCAGATTATAAACTAGCCAAAGAAGGTCATGAAGATTATTATTGGGGAATGGGACTAACGGCAGAAGCTGTTGCTAATGAGTATAATGTTTCTCGTGAAGACCAAGACGAGTTTGCATATAACAGCCATATGAAAGCATTAAAAGCCCAAGATGAAAACCGCTTTCAAGAACAAATAGTTCCTATTGAGGTTGAAGAAACTTTTGTAAATGATTCTGGTAAAAAAGAAACCAAAACATACACTGTAAACAAAGACGAAGGTCCAAGAAAAGGTACCAACAAAGAGGTACTCGCAAAACTACGCCCAGTATTTGCCGAGGGCGGCAGTGTAACAGCAGGTAATTCTTCACAAATGAGTGATGGCGCTGCTTTTGTTATGGTTATGAGTGAAGAAATGGTGAAAGAATTAAACCTAGAACCTATCGCACGTATGGTAAATTATGCTGCTGTAGGTGTAGAACCAAGAATTATGGGTATTGGTCCTGTAAAAGCAATTCCTAAAGCTTTGGATCAAGCTGGGATGAAGCTAGATCAAATAGACTTAGTTGAGCTTAATGAAGCCTTTGCTTCGCAATCGCTAGCAGTAATTAGAAAAACAGGCCTTAATGATGAAATAGTAAATGTTAACGGTGGTGCAATCGCTTTAGGTCACCCACTTGGATGTACCGGAGCAAAACTATCTGTACAACTATTTGACGAGATGAGAAAGCGCAACATGCAAGGCAAATATGGTATGGTTACCATGTGTGTAGGTACAGGACAAGGTGCCGCCGGAATATATGAATTTTTAAATTAA